In Macaca nemestrina isolate mMacNem1 chromosome 11, mMacNem.hap1, whole genome shotgun sequence, a single window of DNA contains:
- the LOC105468008 gene encoding protein N-lysine methyltransferase METTL21A isoform X8, translated as MPQLRGPRAGRAHWSARERGLSRGQGAGGMALVPYEETTELGLQKFHKPLATFSFANHTIQIRQDWRHLGVAAVVWDAAIVLSTYLEMGAVELRGRSAVELGAGTGLVGIVAALLG; from the exons ATGCCGCAGCTCCGGGGCCCGCGGGCAGGAAGGGCGCACTGGTCGGCCCGGGAGAGGG GTCTGAGCAGAGGGCAGGGTGCAGGCGGAATGGCCCTGGTGCCCTATGAGGAGACCACGGAATTGGGGCTGCAGAAATTCCACAAGCCTCTTGCAACCTTTTCCTTTGCAAACCACACGATCCAGATCCGGCAGGACTGGAGACACCTGGGAGTCGCAGCGGTGGTTTGGGATGCG GCCATCGTTCTTTCCACGTATCTGGAGATGGGAGCTGTGGAGCTCAGGGGCCGCTCTGCCGTGGAGCTGGGTGCTGGCACAGGGCTGGTGGGCATAGTGGCTGCCTTGCTGG
- the LOC105468008 gene encoding protein N-lysine methyltransferase METTL21A isoform X6, giving the protein MPQLRGPRAGRAHWSARERGLSRGQGAGGMALVPYEETTELGLQKFHKPLATFSFANHTIQIRQDWRHLGVAAVVWDAAIVLSTYLEMGAVELRGRSAVELGAGTGLVGIVAALLGCGQASPFSTLTG; this is encoded by the exons ATGCCGCAGCTCCGGGGCCCGCGGGCAGGAAGGGCGCACTGGTCGGCCCGGGAGAGGG GTCTGAGCAGAGGGCAGGGTGCAGGCGGAATGGCCCTGGTGCCCTATGAGGAGACCACGGAATTGGGGCTGCAGAAATTCCACAAGCCTCTTGCAACCTTTTCCTTTGCAAACCACACGATCCAGATCCGGCAGGACTGGAGACACCTGGGAGTCGCAGCGGTGGTTTGGGATGCG GCCATCGTTCTTTCCACGTATCTGGAGATGGGAGCTGTGGAGCTCAGGGGCCGCTCTGCCGTGGAGCTGGGTGCTGGCACAGGGCTGGTGGGCATAGTGGCTGCCTTGCTGG
- the LOC105468008 gene encoding protein N-lysine methyltransferase METTL21A isoform X4, with protein sequence MPQLRGPRAGRAHWSARERGLSRGQGAGGMALVPYEETTELGLQKFHKPLATFSFANHTIQIRQDWRHLGVAAVVWDAAIVLSTYLEMGAVELRGRSAVELGAGTGLVGIVAALLGQGSRGKGPCFIVWPWPLDNTYHSVFTQITLE encoded by the exons ATGCCGCAGCTCCGGGGCCCGCGGGCAGGAAGGGCGCACTGGTCGGCCCGGGAGAGGG GTCTGAGCAGAGGGCAGGGTGCAGGCGGAATGGCCCTGGTGCCCTATGAGGAGACCACGGAATTGGGGCTGCAGAAATTCCACAAGCCTCTTGCAACCTTTTCCTTTGCAAACCACACGATCCAGATCCGGCAGGACTGGAGACACCTGGGAGTCGCAGCGGTGGTTTGGGATGCG GCCATCGTTCTTTCCACGTATCTGGAGATGGGAGCTGTGGAGCTCAGGGGCCGCTCTGCCGTGGAGCTGGGTGCTGGCACAGGGCTGGTGGGCATAGTGGCTGCCTTGCTGG GCCAAGGCTCCAGAGGAAAGGGACCATGTTTCATTGTGTGGCCTTGGCCCTTGGACAACACCTACCACTCAGTATTTACTCAAATAACTCTGGAATAA
- the LOC105468008 gene encoding protein N-lysine methyltransferase METTL21A isoform X7, producing MPQLRGPRAGRAHWSARERGLSRGQGAGGMALVPYEETTELGLQKFHKPLATFSFANHTIQIRQDWRHLGVAAVVWDAAIVLSTYLEMGAVELRGRSAVELGAGTGLVGIVAALLGGGI from the exons ATGCCGCAGCTCCGGGGCCCGCGGGCAGGAAGGGCGCACTGGTCGGCCCGGGAGAGGG GTCTGAGCAGAGGGCAGGGTGCAGGCGGAATGGCCCTGGTGCCCTATGAGGAGACCACGGAATTGGGGCTGCAGAAATTCCACAAGCCTCTTGCAACCTTTTCCTTTGCAAACCACACGATCCAGATCCGGCAGGACTGGAGACACCTGGGAGTCGCAGCGGTGGTTTGGGATGCG GCCATCGTTCTTTCCACGTATCTGGAGATGGGAGCTGTGGAGCTCAGGGGCCGCTCTGCCGTGGAGCTGGGTGCTGGCACAGGGCTGGTGGGCATAGTGGCTGCCTTGCTGG
- the LOC105468008 gene encoding protein N-lysine methyltransferase METTL21A isoform X10 has protein sequence MALVPYEETTELGLQKFHKPLATFSFANHTIQIRQDWRHLGVAAVVWDAAIVLSTYLEMGAVELRGRSAVELGAGTGLVGIVAALLGGGI, from the exons ATGGCCCTGGTGCCCTATGAGGAGACCACGGAATTGGGGCTGCAGAAATTCCACAAGCCTCTTGCAACCTTTTCCTTTGCAAACCACACGATCCAGATCCGGCAGGACTGGAGACACCTGGGAGTCGCAGCGGTGGTTTGGGATGCG GCCATCGTTCTTTCCACGTATCTGGAGATGGGAGCTGTGGAGCTCAGGGGCCGCTCTGCCGTGGAGCTGGGTGCTGGCACAGGGCTGGTGGGCATAGTGGCTGCCTTGCTGG